AAATTAACGAGTGTTCATCAACATCGAGCTATATAAATATTAGAACATTGATCAACTTTCCACTATGATCCCATCCAGTTAGGTGATGATTTAATCTGATGGCGAGCAATGATGTACTCGACAGTGATGACGCCTCCTTGCAAGATGCTACGAATTGTTTATAAGAGTTCCTCAAGCATCTTCAACCCATGGCAACCCTATTGCCAGGTGTCTTAGGACCATCCGTGGGGCAAGAGAGCATAGAGCACAGGGCAGGGCATGCCCGGGGGCACGTTACTGTGGGCAGCAGGGGTAGGTAGGGGGGGTGTTGCCGGCCACCACTAACAAACCTTAGAAGAATTAAATCTCAAAACTCGGCTACTTACGTAAATCAAACCGGAGTAGTAGCGCTCCTTGAGGTTGTGTAGGACAGAAGCTTCGTTGAGGCAGGTGAGTTCGGCCATGTCCTCCACCTTGTTGAACTTGGGAGGGTTCATCTTCTGGATATCATCCTTGGCTACGCGGACACGCTTGCCCGTGTCCGCGATCTCCACCTCCACTTCGTCACCCACTTCTCCCTTGATGCCTGCAGCCACGAAGCCATGGTCTCCGTGGGGGATCCACACCAGCCTCTTCTGTGTCCACTCGGCCTGGGAGGCAGGATCCTCGAAGGTATCCCGCGATACCACCAAGTACTTGAGTTCAGGATCGTTCACGTCAATGTCCGCCATCTTGCCTCAGAGCCGTGGGGCGGGTAAAATTGGAATAAATAGACAGACAGGAGTGAAACTACACGCTTAAAACGGGTCTCGTCACACTTCACCTCTTATATATCACACTACGATTACCGCTACGGTCATCAATCCATACAATCCATAGCAATTGGGAGAGAAATGGGCGGGGGAGCGTGTAGGAGAGACGCACAGGTCCACACCCGCCTGTGTTCGCCAGCAGACTGAGTTGGCGAGCTGTGTGGGGGCTGCTCGCTGGCTCGTTTCCCCCCCACCTCAAGTACCCTCTCACCGGCATACTTGtatcacccctctctttcttatcAAACCTCATCCACTTCCCCTCGTACATCTACACTCCTCAACTGGGAATAAAGTCAAAGTAACAGAGACAATCATCAAGATTTCCAAATGAAATATTTCCAAACGCGAAAATATACATCGGCCAAATTTGAACTTTGCTTTCACCGACACGTGGGGAAATACCTTTTGTCgactccagagagagagagagactatacCCAGGGCTGATCCATAATTATTCCATTGTTCTTCTAGTATATATCCTAAGATATTGACAGTCAAGTCTCTTTCTATCTGCAGATGGCGACAGTTTGCCTCGATGAGCTCATCTTAGCGAGAAACTTTGAAGAAGGAACTGTTTATCTACGAGAAAAGACAGGATGGAGACACAGATGCCGACCCAGTCAGAATCGGTGTCAGCCATGAAAATTATACTGGAGGAGCGTAGCTTGTGGTGTAGTTATATTACACACAGTAGAGTGTTAGATTTACGAGCGTTTATATTATCAGGTTGGAGTGTTGCTCAGTCATTATAACATAATTACAATGATCAAGGAAATTTAAACTAAAGGTAGGCGAAAGTTGACTGTTAGCATTGATTGTCCGCAGCCTACACTTTTAAGACATTAATAGTAATACATTTTAAAgacgctaataataataataatgcagaaAAAAACATGTACAGTGTACATGCAATTGtgcatacatatgtatatgtaggAGCATACATACATGATATGCAAGATACATATGTATGCAAGAGCATACAATTGAATTTCCCCACTGCAAGTCTTGGTTGATATTTATATTTAGTTACTGTACTCGGTAATCAATTCAGGTAAATTAAATCTTGAAATACGCCTGTAAAAATGCAAGACGGTATATCTGTCATCTCATTTctcaattatttaaaaaaaatcatcagAAATTTTGGAAATAACACAAATTTCGCCATTATTGATAATAGGACTCCTAAGAAACCGAAGGTAATTATGATATACTCCTTAAGGAAGCAACAGATCCCAGGCCCGTCTACACATGAATTTAGTGCATGATAACAAGACTTCTCCACGAGCCTGCTCCTCCCCTGACCCCTTACCTAACATTACTGATATCAGATTTTGCTGTTAAAATCACATTACCCAGAATTCCGAACGGCAACTACAACTTTCCCCCTTTGacctaaaaaaacaaaacaaaaaagaaatAATACCACCATCTGGCCAACACTCAGCCTATCTGTCTCTTAACGTCAAATACAGTTcaagccatttttttttttgggggggggggctatgtgCGTGCAACGCTGGTCCTAAAACAGGTAAACTGGATTTTATGATTTTCTATACAGGTGTGAGTCAGCCATTGGCCAAAGCttaataaagaaatattaataaataaataaaatactagACAATTCAGTCATATAGCTTGAGCCTTGACAAAAACAAACTAAATATTAAGTAGATACATTAACAATATTAGAGAAAAAACATTAGTAGATTCgttaaatctatatatatatatatatatttttttttttttttagcaaattTACCTTTTGAGGAACAAGTTGTTTTGTGTTGAGCTTGATATTGGTCAAGGAAGACGTCCTGTAATACTGGATAGAGAGAGGTAGGCCAGAAGGCAGCGTCACAGGCCATCCTCTGACAAGCCTCTTACACAATACCTAAGAACGACAGGACGCATGAGGATGACAGGTAGCTTGGGTTAGGCTTTTTGTATAAAGATTATCTTAAATGAGAAGGAGATTTCAGCTAAATACAAAGACATTAACTTTTAATGTGCCTTGTGAAAGTAACAGCAATGGCACTACAAGCAAGAACAACATACTGTTTAGCAATAATATTAGTGATAGTAATAATAACACGGTATAGCTTTATAGCACATGAATGAGACATGAGGGCATGATAAGAGCTAGTAGGAGAGGCAATTTATGAGGACAAGGCTCGTAGTCTAGTCCTCATAAATCAAGCACTACTTTTATTTCCATCATAgaattgagaggtatgagttacgaggaaaggttacgGGAACTAaagctcacgtccctggaaaacggaagtagaggagacatgattaccacctacaaaattctcgtggaattgatagggaggacacacaaactatttagcatgggtgtaacacgaactaggggacacaggtggaaactgagtacccaaatgagccacataaacattagaaagaattttttcagtgtcagagtagttaataggtggaatgcattaagaagtgatgtggtggaggctgactaaatacacagtttcaagtgtagattggATTGAACCTAATAggttccagaatctgtacaccagttgattgacagctgagaggcgggaccaaagagccgaagctcaacccccgcaagcacaactaggtgagtataatttTTATTAACTTTAACTATTATTAACTTAAAAACTGAACTTTTTCAAGTTTAGTTTGTGCTTTCCGTATAATATACCGGTGCTACGTATTCTAGTGTACCCTCGGTATATAAGATCTTACGTGATTCGCAGAGATCAGAAGTCATTCACTGAGATCAGGAGTCAATCACAAAGATCAGGAGTCATTCACTAAGATGAAGAAAACTAGAGTCCAAGGATCGAGCCTGTGTGGACCCACCCCGTTCTGTTGATTTGTTAAGAATACAACTgctttgcctaaccagaaacgaaGTCTTTAATAAAAAAAACGGAAAAAAAGCATATTAGTCTTACATCTGTTTATCCCAAAAATTAAATTTTTCTTACAACTAAATGGTCTTACAATAAGGTTCTTACAACTAAATGGTCTTACAATAAGGTTCTTACAAATAAATATAACGTAACCAGAGCAGATGAAGCAGGCGACAAGCAGGCGTAGTGGGTAGCAGTCTCAAGTCATCAGGGGAAACGAGattagaatttaaaaaaaaatgataaggCGTCGTAACTGTCCGATATGTGACGTCATCGGTCGCGTCGTTGCCAGATGTAGATCATGAGATTTATCGCCACTTGAGCGGCTTGAAGCACATTCTTGTGCAACAGGTCATGTTAACAATGCGTTTTGATTATCGAGGTCACTGCTTGCATTCTGGGTTATCAGAAGCAACACGAACCCTTACTACAGAAGGTTCTGACAGGTGTACAGATCGCTATCTATCTGAGTGGAACAGAGGTTAGCCAGCGTTCACATTATAACCCCATGTCGTGGGTATATCTCCACTCGAGTTAATGTGTGGAAAGTTGCGTTCTTATTGTTCTCCGGGAACCGCGTAATCACCCATAGTACATCTTGACAGCCGACTCGCGAGCTggcaagatgtgtgtgtgtgtgtgtatctgcctCTCCCGGAAATACGGCCCCTTGCTCCAGCTGTCAGCGGGTACACAGGTTGTACGATGTGTGGCTCTAACCTGATGCAGTTGTGGCTTAATTTGTCAGTGAGGGGGCAGTAGACATGCTCCCACAGCGGAGAAAGCCACAGAGCCCACAGCGGTGAGGccagacacacccacccactcccatGGGAGGGTCTGTGAGGCCAGACACATCCACCCACACCCATGGGAGGGGTCTGTGAGGccagacacacccacccactcccatGGGAGGGTCTGTGAGGccagacacacccacccactcccatGGGAGGGTCTGTGAGGCCAGACACACCCACCAACTCCCATGGGAGGGTCTGTGAGGCCAGACACATCCACCCACACCCATGAGAGGGGTCTGTGAGGccagacacacccacccactcccatGGGAGGGTCTGTGAGGccagacacacccacccactcccatGGGAGGGTCTGTGAGGCCAGACACACCCACCAACTCCCATGGGAGGGTCTGTGAGGccagacacacccacccactcccatGGGAGGGGTCTGTGAGGccagacacacccacccactcccatGGGAGGGGTCTGTGAGGccagacacacccacccacagcaCTGACGGCGCTCCCGCACCCCGCCATTACCCCGACCTCTCAACCTCCAGTCACGCTGTAACTCCCGCCAGAGGAAGGTCTCTCCAGTCATACTTATGCACCATCTGGAGCTGGAGgcaagtgtctccagcaacacttcaACACCCGGGCATGATAAGAACTAGTAGGAGAGTCAAttaggacggagggaaaggaactcGTAGCCTAGTCCTCATAATTCAAGCACTATTTTTATTTCCATCCCAACCTGATATCGATCTCATTACAGAGGTTTGTATATTCTAAATTCCAGCAGGATGAGTGTGACTCAAAGAGGTTCAGCAATATTATGACGGAatgcggttaccttgaggttaccttgaggtgcttccggggcttagcgtccccgcggcccggtcgtcgaccaggcctcctggttgccggactgatcaaccaggctgttggacgcggctgctcgcagcctgacgtacgagtcacagcctggttgatcaggtatcctttggaggtgctggaGGTGCGGTAGGGTAAAAGCACACACAGGAGGGTGAAAagtgaaggaatggtacccactcATTCCACCCTGCCCAGCATTCTAACCATGGTCGCGTAACTGGTAAAGCGACGATGCTAACCACTGTACCAGTAGTATGTTCTCTTGATCCCCAGGACACGTACGAACCCCAGTAAACGTACGAACCCCCAGTAAACGTACGAACCCTCAGTAAACGTACGAACCCCCCAGTAAATGTACTAACCTCAGTAAACGTACGAACCTCCAGTAAACGTACGAACACCAGTAAACGTACGAACCTCCAGTAAACGTACGAACCCCCAGTAAACGTACGAACCCCCACCCCAGTAAACGTACGAACCCCCATTAAACGTACGAACACCCCAGTAAACGTACGAACCCCCCCAGTAAACGTACGAACCCCCCAGTAAACGTACGAACCCCCCAGTAAACGTACGAACCCCCAGTAAACGTACGAACCCCCAGTAAACGTACGAACCCCCAGTAAACGTACGAACCCCCCCAGTAAACGTACGAACCCCCAGTAAACGCACGAATCAACAGGAAATACCTTTTAAGTGTTATCGTAGTGTTATCTTATTGTTAAGATAGCCGTTACAAAAGTTACAGTGATGTTCgcttgtgggttgtggtggtaatggtccCTCCTATAGTGTCAGCCACTTGTGCTGCTCGTTTTGTCCAGGTGGGCGTTGCTTTGTCCAGGTGGGCGTTGTTTTGTCCAGGTGGGCGTTGTTTTGTCCAGGTGGGCGTTGTTTTGTCCAGGTGGGCGTTGTTTTGTCCAGGTGGGCGTTGTTTTGTCCAGGTGGGAGTTGTTTTGTCCAGGTGGGCGTTGTTTTGTCCAGGTGGGCGTTGTTTTGTCCAGGTGGGAGTTGTTTTGTCCAGGTGGGCGTTGTTTTGTCCAGGTGGGCGTTGTTTTGTCCAGGTGGGCGTTGTTTTGTCCAGGTGGGAGTTGTTTTGTCCAGGTGGGCGTTGTTTTGTCCAGGTGGGCGTTGTTTTGTCCAGGTGGGCGTTGTTTTGTCCAGGTGGGCGTTGTTTTGTCCAGGTGGGCGTTGTTTTGTCCAGGTGGGAGTTGTTTTGTCCAGGTGGGAGTTGTTTTGTCCAGGTGGGCGTTGTTTTGTCCAGGTGGGCGTTGTTTTGTCCAGGTGGGCGTTGTTTTGTCCAGGTGGGCGTTGTTTTGTCCAGGTGGGCGTTGTTTTGTCCAGGTGGGAGTTGTTTTGTCCAGGTGGGCGTTGTTTTGTCCAGGTGGGCGTTGTTTTGTCCAGGTGGGAGTTGTTTTGTCCAGGTGGGCGTTGTTTTGTCCAGGTGGGCGTTGTTTTGTCCAGGTGGGAGTTGTTTTGTCCAGGTGGGCGTTGTTTTGTCCAGGTGGGCGTTGTTTTGTCCAGGTGGGCGTTGTTTTGTCCAGGTGGGCGTTGTTTTGTCCAGGTGGGCGTTGTTTTGTCCAGGTGGGCGTTGCTTTGTCCAGGTGGGCGTTGTTTTGTCCAGGTGGGAGTTGTTTTGTCCAGGTGGGCGTTGTTTTGTCCAGGTGGGCGTTGTTTTGTCCAGGTGGGCGTTGTTTTGTCCAGGTGGGAGTTACTGCCATGGTAACAGCTGTGAGCTACTGcctatcgaggccgatgcatGGAAAACGTCCATATGACGGTGCTTTAATGTTtgataatacgtcgcattttgaaGACTGGTTCATTCCGTGTACATGGAGCGTGTTagataagaggacaggttgacgaatgTCCGGCCAGCTACAGCGATGTCTCTGTTGGTCAGAGATGTCTGTTGTCCAGCGATGTCTGTCGTTCAGCGATATCTCTTTTAGTCAGAGATGTCTGTGTCTGGGAAAACACCAGAGTATTAACGAGCGATGTACTATGTCGCAGCAGGTGCTCTTACGATCTACAGGCTTGTACGAGGTGCGCGTACACCAGTACCCGCTCTTCTCCACCTGCCCGACCTACATCTACCGCAGCCGGAGCAACAATCCACCCAACCTTCCCATTGTGTACAAACTTGGGGGGTTCAGGGATGTAGAACCACAGTATGTATAGCCAGCTCCGGCCTGTAGGAACACAGAACCGCGAACAATGCCTATGGCTGGAAGGTTATTTGCcacaggagatgagagagagagttcaCTTCTCACAGAAGtcatttgacacacacacacacacacacacacacacctgtgggaaCGTGAGGTCAGGAGTGCAAGACAACAGGCAGGTGTGACCTGAGGTGACCCCGCCCCTGCCTCAGGGGGGCGGGGGTGAAGGAGATATTTCAAGAGGCAATGTGTTCAAGAGGCAATTATTACTTCCAACTGTTAAAGGCTAATTTACCTGTCCGACATTCTGACAATTTGAGTCGAGTAAACACGCTCTCTCCACCATCATTAGCGGCTAATTTATTGTTTATTCATTACTAATTTATTCATTAATTTAATGTTTTATATACTTTAGAAGGTAATTATGAATTGTGCATGAGTTATTTTTTTATGTATAAACATGTATTCTCTCACCTTTCTCTCAGGTGAGAGAAAATGGTGTTGAAGGGGAGGGTGTGACTGGACGACCAGGACGACCAGGAGAGGTTATATTAAGGATATCCGAGATTGACAAGCGCTCCGGGACGTGATATGAGACCCCAAGCGTTTGACGACCACAAAAGAGCTCATTGTTACAGCAGTCGATTTATAGGACACTTGTCCGCGTTCGAAACCATGACTCGAAATGTGCTTCGTTCACTTTCAGCTTGTTTGGTAAACATTACCTAAAGCAACGTACCCAAaacatcttacctaacttaactaaaaCAACTTGACTAACCCCAAAACTTACCTTACCCCCTACATAGACCTAATTAGGTATAAACCCccacaatatataataatattataatataaacacaatatataataattgtgttgacaacggctttaacaggccgaaacgttcatctcttttccccatttctttgtggtttttccgcataataATATTAATCTATACGCTttgatgcccgaaacgctttgcgtaatagtggctttaggcattgtatgtactagccctaactataaatccatcactctttgtaaaatctcttttatgtatataccttacctaaataaacattttgattttgattttataTTTTGGTAAATATGTTTACGCCGCGTGAGGGACTCATGTGTCTGCTCTATGAGTCAAATTCTCACATTAAAATCAACATAAACTGAAGAATTAATTATATTAAAACACAGAATAAACATAGTGAACAATTGTCTTTATAAAAAAATATGCAGTGATTATACCTCAGTAAATATCACGACAGTTCAGTACAGCTGAATATGTTTTGTATTAGCAAAAGCATCTTagtgtctatttgtttctcgtgacaaTTAACAATTGATCTTGTATTACACTAATGACTGCAGTGAAAACAACAGTTGTATAATGTTAAGGTCTGTTCACCCAGAACGGTTTGTGCTGAAATAAAAGCAGTTTCGTAAAATTACAATGATGGAGAACGGAGCGTGGGCAGGGATGAACACAACAAACaaaatgatgtgtgtgtgtgtgatttgacCTTTGACCTCTCCATGACCCAACTTTATCTTCTGATAAGACAACAGATAAAACTGCAAGGCCTTGCGAAGCAGCTTCTATACAGACCCACACTCACATGTCCTGTGGCATAGTACTCTACATCATCGACTCCCACTTAAACCCGGGTTCAGTTCCCGGACAGGAAAGTAACTTTTAGGCACGTTTCCTTCCatatgatgcctctgttcacctagtagtaaatagatcccggggagttaggtaactgttgtggctTGCATCCTGGCGACAGTAGTCAAAGTACAGCCTTCCTTTCCCCAACAACGTCTggtaatatatgtatatacggCCCTGTGTTTATCAAGTTACCTGAGTACCTATTCAAGGAATCTACTATCCATATTACTGAGCCATTATTTACCCAGGACTTTTCCAAACTTGCTCAATTgttcgtgttctattttgtgcTGATCTATTTAGCACCCCATTAATATCACACTTGatattttgttgaccagaccacacactagaaggtgaagggacgacgacgtttcggtccgtcctggaccattctcaagtcgattctcagatGATTGTCTATCATCATACTTGATAGACCCTTTCATCTATTTATCTACTCTAATCACGTCACCCCTAATTTCCCCCCATTATAGTGAATGGAAATTAAATTGTCCTAATATAAGAGGTTTCTAATTCCCAGTATCAATTTTTGCCATTTTTGTCACcatacaataacgtgatgcatcaagtgaacCATGACCATGGTTccattttgaccatgtcgtagctcagtcgattaaggcagcgtctgggatgctcccggacgcaggttcgaatcgtcgtcacggcccttgtggatttgttttctTGCTTGTTTCATTGGACGACGGCCAAAGCTTAACTGCtcaatctaaatggggtctaacaaGGGCAAGATAAAGCTGAAGAAAACCATTGGATGTCTTAAAATTTTGTAATTTTCATTAGGTTAAACTGATGTGATTTCCGGTGTTCGGAACCCCTTGACACAGGCTTAGATCTTTGCTGACAACCTGCTGTCTATTGAGCTGTCTATTGACCTCTTGACCCATTGCTTACCTGCTGACCTTCCTGCTTATCTGTTGACCTGCTGACCTCATGACCGCTCTGCTTATTTTGACCTCTTAACCCCCTCTGCTTATCTACTGATCCAATCAGTAGATCTACTGATCCCAATCCTTACCTGTTGACCTCCCTGCTTGAGCGCTGATATACTCACATCTTGACCCATAACTTGCCTACTAACTAACCTCAAACTAACCTTTTGACACTCTTCATACCTGTTTACGTCCCTGCTTATTTTTGTTGACCTCGTGCTTACCTGTTGACCTCTGAACCCCCTGCTTGCTTATTGACTCCTTTGTCTATTAACCTCTCCCTGCTTACCTGTTGACTGCTCACTTCATGACCCTATGCTTACCTCCTGACCTTTGCTCATCTCCTCATGCCCTCATCACGTCGAAACTTCTTGTCATTTCCTGGCCTCTGCCAACCACCATCTACCATC
The DNA window shown above is from Procambarus clarkii isolate CNS0578487 chromosome 82, FALCON_Pclarkii_2.0, whole genome shotgun sequence and carries:
- the LOC138358142 gene encoding uncharacterized protein codes for the protein MAVTPTWTKQRPPGQNNAHLDKTTPTWTKQLPPGQNNAHLDKATPTWTKQRPPGQNNAHLDKTTPTWTKQRPPGQNNAHLDKTTPTWTKQRPPGQNNAHLDKTTPTWTKQRPPGQNNAHLDKTTPTWTKQRPPGQNNAHLDKTTPTWTKQRPPGQNNAHLDKTTPTWTKQLPPGQNNAHLDKTTPTWTKQRPPGQNNAHLDKTTPTWTKQLPPGQNNAHLDKTTPTWTKQRPPGQNNSHLDKTTPTWTKQRPPGQNNSHLDKTTPTWTKQRPPGQNNAHLDKTTPTWTKQRPPGQSNAHLDKTSSTSG